A region of the Tissierellales bacterium genome:
TTTACATATCTTTGAGATTGTTGAGAGTAACTAGCTATCCTATGTCTTACTAATTGATGAGTTAAAGTTCTTGATACCCCTTCTATACCAAAAGTAAAGCTAATATGTTCTAAAGGAGATTCATGACCTAAGCTTATTAACATATTTAAAAATTTATCCACATTTTCTTCATCTAAATCTTCTTCAATTTTGTCTATACCTACAGGCGAATAGCAAAGCTTAGCAGCTGATGCTAACATTTTTTCTCCATCAGGTGTATATCTTATAAGTTTTACCTTTATATGAGTCTCCATCAAAAGCCCCCCTTTAATTGTCTAATTTCATCTTAAGTATTATGTCAAATAATTGAAATATTCTTTCATCCTCACCTATTAAAAAAAGATAGCCTATTAATGTTTCAAACCCTGTTGCATATTTATAATCCATTAAATCAGCATTTTTAGGTACAGTATTATTTTTAGCATTTCTACCTCTTTTTACAAAGGTCTTTTCTTCTTCAGTCAGTTCATCTTCTAGAGCATGTATAAAGCCAGATTGAGCCTCTGCTTTTACATATTCAACTGCAGCCTTATGAAGTTTTCTCACAGCTAAACCTTTTTTAACTAAGTAAGTTCTTACAAGTAGCTCATATACTGCATCCCCAACATATGCTAATTGTAAGGGAGATAAAGAATTTATCTCCTTTACAGTTAATCTATTTCTTAATTTATTAAAGTTATTGATTTCATTATCCAAACTTATACCCTCTTCCACTTTACACCTTCCGATGTATCTTCTAATATAATTCCTTGTTCCTTAAGATCATCTCTTATTTTATCTGCTAATTCATAATCCTTATTTTTCCTAGCCTTTGTTCTTTCTTCTA
Encoded here:
- a CDS encoding ribonuclease III domain-containing protein → MDNEINNFNKLRNRLTVKEINSLSPLQLAYVGDAVYELLVRTYLVKKGLAVRKLHKAAVEYVKAEAQSGFIHALEDELTEEEKTFVKRGRNAKNNTVPKNADLMDYKYATGFETLIGYLFLIGEDERIFQLFDIILKMKLDN